GCAGCGCTTCCTCGGCCCGCGCGGCTCGCACCTCGACCTCGACGCCGAGCTACCCGGGCCCATCGCGTTTCGCGTGAGCGCGGTGCTCGCCGCCGTCGAGGCCGCGGCGGCGGACGACTTCACGATGTCGCCGGAGCACGTGCGCCGCGCCGACCGGTTCATCGCCCACCGCGACCGCTCCAGCAGCGCCCGGATCGTCGCTGCCGCCCGAGCCGCGCACCGCGAGCGGCTGCCCTGGCGGCGCGTGGCCTGGCGCCGGCGCTGGCGCACGTCCGACCCGCGCCTCAACCGCCGCCGATACTGGTTCCCGTTGATGCGCGTGATGTTCCGCCTCGTCCAGCGGCTGCCGGCAGACGACCGGCGCGTCGTCTTCGAGTCGGGGGTGGGCAAGCAGTACGCCGACAGCCCCCGCTACGTCTACGAGGAGCTCATGCGGCGCGGGGTCGACGTCAAGGCGGTCTGGGCCTACTCCGGGCAGCTGCACGGCACCGACAGCCGCACCACCGTCGTCGACCGCCTCTCGCCGGCGTACTTCTACCACCTGGCGCGGGCCCGGTACTGGGTCAACAACCAGAACTTCCCCCACTACGTGCAGCGGCGCGCCGACGGCGTGTACCTGCAGACCTGGCACGGCACACCGCTGAAGCGCATGCTCCACGACCTCGACGTCGTGCACGGCCGGGACGCCGGGTACCTCGACCGCGTCACCCGGGCGTCCGCGCAGTGGAGCCTCCTCGCGTCTCCGAGCCGCTTCGCCACGCAGGCCATGCGCAGCGCGTTCCGGTACGGCGGCGAGGTGCTGGAGGTCGGCTACCCGCGCAACGACCTCTTCTTCCGCGATGACCGCGAGGCGGTCGCGGCCGGCGTCCGGAGGCGGCTGGGTATCGCTCCCGACAAGAAGGTGGTGCTCTACGCACCGACGTTCCGGGACGACCAGGCGCTCGGCGGGAGCGCCTTCGCGTTCCGGCTACCGCTCGACCTCGAGCGCGTGCACGAGCGGCTCGGCGACGACGTGGTGCTCCTGCTGCGCATGCACGTGCTGGTGCGTCAGGCGATCACGATCCCGCCGCACCTGAGCGAGCACGTGATCGACGCGTCGTCCTACCCCGAGATCCAGGAGCTCTTCCTGGTCAGCGACGCGCTCGTCACCGACTACTCATCGGTGTTCTTCGACTTCGCGAACCTGCGGCGGCCCATGGTGTTCTACGCCTACGACCTCGAGGCGTACCGCGACAACCTGCGGGGCTTCTACCTCGACTACATCGACACCGTGCCCGGCCCGGTCGTCACCACGGAGGACGACCTGCTCGACGCGTTGTCCGACCTGGATGCCTTGCAGCGCAGGTACTCCGACCGCTACGACACCTTCATCGAGCGCTTCAGCCCCCATGACGACGGGGGCGCCGCCGGCCGCCTGGTCGACCGCGTCTTCGGGCCGCTGCTGTGACCCTCAAGGTCAGTGTGGTCGTCGCCGTGTACAACACGGGGCCGAACCTGCTGCAGCTCATGCACTCCCTCGACGTGCAGAGCCTGCCGCGGGCCGAGTTCGAGGTCCTGCTGGTCGACGACGGCTCGACCGACGACACCCCGGCACTGCTGCGTGAGGTGGCCCGCAGGCGTCCGCACGTGCGGGTGCACACGATCGAGAACTCCGGGTGGCCGGGGCGCCCGCGCAATGTCGGCCTCGCCCACGCCCGCGGCGAGTACGTGTTCTTCAGCGACCACGACGACGAGTTCTTCCCGTACGCGCTGGAGGAGATGTACGACACGGCCCGCGCCGACGACAGCGACATCGTCTACGGCAAGGTCGTGCGGTCCGGCCGGCCGACGCCGTACTGGCCGCTGGCGCGCGCCGACGTCGCGCACGCCCGGCTGGTCGAGCACCACCTCATGGAGTCGCGGAGCACTCACAAGCTCTACCGCAGACGCTTCCTCGACGAGCACGGCATCCGGTTCCTCGAAGGACGGGTTCGGCTCGAGGACCACCACTTCATGGGACAGGCCCTCGCCGCCGACCCCCGGGTGAGCGTCCTCGCCAGCGTCCCCTGCTACCGGTGGATCCACCGCAACGACGGGTCCAACTCCTCGTCCGGGCACGTCGACCTCGACTGGTACTTCGGCTTCTTCCGCCGGTCTGTCGAGCTGCTGCAGGCTCCGTCGCTGCCGTCGGAGGTGCGGCTGCAGGCCGCGGCGGTCGGCGCGGAGCGCATGTTCATGGCGGTGCCGCCGCGCTCGTGGGCTGCGCGTGCCACCGACGACCGCAGCGCTGCCGTCCACACCCTGGCGGGGTTCGTCGACGCCTGCGTGCCGCCAGAGGCCGACCACCGCCTCGGCGTCATCAAGCGCGCGGCCGTCGCAGCGCTGCGCCAGCACGACCTCGAGGCGTTCGACGCCGTGCAGGAGCTGCGCCGGCTCATCGACGCGAGACCGACTGCGCAGCAGGTGCGCTGGGACGGCGCCCGGTTGCTCGTCACTGCGGATGTCGACCTGCTCGCGGACCTCGAGACCGTGCTGACGGTGGAGGACGTCGCGGGGGCGCCCACCCTCGTCCCCCGGTCGCCGGTGGCCGAGCGGGCTCTGCCGCCGCAGCTGCGCACGCTCACCGGCTGGGAGGGCGTCGGTTCGCTGGAGCTCAGCGTCCGGCGCGCCCGCAGCGGCCTGGAGTGGCCGCTTGCTCAGCACGGCGACGTCAGCACCGCCGTCGCGGACGGCCGACGTGAGGTGAGGGCTCGGGTGCAGGCTGTGCTCGACGCCGACGCCGGGGTCTTCGGACAGCCCCTCGGCCCGGGCTCGTGGATGGTAATGGGAAGGGTGGAGCTCCTCGGCGAGAGCCGCGTGCGCCGCCTGGCGGTGGCCCCCGACGTGCTGCCCGACTCGACGCCCCCGGATGGCAGCGCCTCCGCGGCCACGGCCGTCGCCAGCGACGCCGGACAGCTGGGCGTGACGGTGGGCTCGGCGCGCCGGCCGCAGGCGCACGCGGTGCGGTGCGACGGCGACCGGCTCACGATGCGGCTCGACCCGGTGACGCGCCCGGCCCTGGTGGTCGCCCGGGTACGAGACGGCGACGCCGAGGTGCAGCCGTTCACCAGCGCGCCGGTCCGCGAGGGCGAGACGGTGGTCGAGCTCCCCCGCACCGCGGCCGGGCAGATCGTCGACGTGTCGGTCGTGACGCCCACCGGCGGTGACTGGCGGGTGGGCTTCGGGGGTGAGTGCGCGTCCCGAGCTCCGCTGCGGGTGTACGCCACGACGAACGGGTCGCTGTCGGTCAAACACCTGGCAACGCCCGAGCGACGAGGCCTCCAACACTGGGTGCGCACTGCCGTGAGGGCGGTGCGTGCTCGCGGCTGAGGCGCGATACTGGGGCTCGTTCGGTCGCCGCACGCACACGCGGCGCACGAGTGCGTCGCAGGGGGTTGCATCGGTGAAGGTGTCAGTCGTGGTGGCGGTGTACAACACCGGTGAACGCCTGCGAGCGCTCGTGGACTCCCTCGGCGAGCAGCAGCACCTCGGTGAGGGAGAGCTCGAGGTCGTCCTCGTCGATGACGGGTCGAGCGACGACACCCCGGCGCTGCTGCAGGAGCTGGCCCGCACCCGGGCCGACGTCCACGTGCACACCATCGAGAACTCCGGCTGGCCCGGTCGCCCCCGCAACGTCGGCCTGGCGCACGCGCAGGGCGACTACGTCTTCTTCGCCGACCACGACGACGAGTTCTTCCCCGATGCGCTGGGCCGCATGCACGCCATGGCCACCGCAGACCGCGCGGACGTCGTCTACGGCAAGGTCGTGCGCGTCGGCGCCCGCACGCCGTACTGGCGCCTCGCCCGCCGCGACGTGCACGGCGCGGACCTGGTCGACGACCACCTGCTGGACTCCCGCAGCACGCACAAGCTCTACCGCCGACAGTTCCTTCTCGACCACGGCGTGCGCTTCCTCGAAGGCAAGGTCCGGCTCGAGGACCACCACTTCATGGGGCAGGTGCTGTCGCACAGCCCGCGGGTCAGCGTGCTCGCGAGCCAGCCCTGCTACCGCTGGATCCACCGCAGCGACGGCACCAACACCTCGGCCCGACGTCCCGACCTCACCGAGTACTTCCACTACTTCACCGAGTCGGTGCAGCTGCTGCAGACCCCTCAGGTGCCCGAGCGGGTCCGCCGCGCCATCGCCGTCGTAGGCGTCGACCGCATGCTGCTGCCGGTGCGCCCCCGGGCCTGGGCGGCCATGCCGGTCGCCGAACGCGGCACGACCACTGCCCTGCTCAGGCGGTTCGTCGAGCGATGCGTGCCCCGCGACGTCGACCCGCAGCTGCCCGCGCTCAAGCGCGCCGTCGTCCGGGCCCTGCGCACCGGCGACGACGCCGCCTTCGAGAAGGTGCTGCAGGTCCGCGCGGCGCTGCGGCTGCGACACCGCCTGGAGCACGTCGCGTGGGACGACGGCGCCGTCCGCCTGCGCGTGCGCGGAACGCTCACCGATCGCACCGGCCAGCCGGTCGTCGTGGCGGACGCCGGAACCGGCCCCGTCCTGGCCGCCGGGCCGCTCGCCGACGTCGTCGACGCGCTCCCCGCCTGGGACGCCCTGGGCCAGCTCGAGGTCACGGTCCGCCACCGTGGCACCGGGATCGAGTGGCCCCTGCCCTGCACCAGCGAACCCGTCCGGCCGGCCGGCGCCAGCGGACCCCTCGAGGTCGCCTGCACCGCCACCATCGACCCGGCCCACGGGTGGTTCGGCCAGTCGTTGGAGGTAGGAGGCTGGCAGCTCCTGGTGCGCAGCGACCTGCTGGGCGAGGGGCGCACCCAGGACCTGCAGGTCGACGACTCCGTGGCCGTGCCCGAGCAGGAGGAGCCGCTCGGCGACCGCGCGGCCGCCCTGCGAGCGGACGGCACCGGCCGGCTCGCCCTCAGCATCGGCGCCCCGGGCCACTCGCGACGTCCAGACCGCCCGTACGCTCTGCGCGCGCTGCGCTGGCACAGAGGCCGGTTCGTCGTCGACGTGGACGGCCCGCAGGCACCGGAGTCCGGCGCGACGGTCGTGCTGCGCCGGCGGGCCGACGGTGGGCAGACCGAGGCCCCCCTGCGGGCCGGCCGGGCCCGGTTGCGGCTGCCCCCGGGTCGCCGCGGCGACCTGCTCGACTTGTACGTGCGGTCGCGGCTCGACGATGACGCGCAGCACGAGCACCGGATGGCCTTCGGCCGAGCGCAGGTGAGCGACGGTGGCCCGGCCCGCGCGTACGAGACCGCCCACGGATCGGCGTCCCTGCGCCAGCTCGGCCCGCAGCCGTCGTGGCCCGAGCGCGCGCTGCGACGCCTCAGGCGGGCACGAGCGAGGCTGGGCTGGTGAGGAAGCCCCACCCCCACGACAGGTGCATCGTCGCCAGCACCACCGGCAGCCGCACGCGCGCCGGCCATGGCAGCCCGCGTCCGGCCGCGACGGTCCCGACAGCCACGACCGCCACGTACCCCGCGGGCAGCACGAGGGTCCACGGGGTGATCACCGCGCCGAGCAGGCCGGCCGCGATCCCCAGGACGGCCGACGGGGGTGCCAGGTAGCGCACGTTGATGGTGCCCTCGTGGGTGCGTGCCACCACGCGCCGCCACCGCCCGTAGTCCCGGTACTGGCGAGCCAGCGCGCGCACGCTCGCTCTCGGGCGGTAGGTCACCTGCAGCTCGGGTGAGAACCACACCAGACCGCCGAGGCGCCGGATGCGGTGGTTCATCTCCCAGTCCTGCGCTCGCGTGAACCTCGGGTCGTAGCCCCCCACGCGCTCGAGCCAGCTGCGACGGAAGACGCCGAGGTACACCGTGTCGGCCGGCCCGGCCGGGCCACCGACGTGGAAGGCCGCGCTGCCGACGCCGAACAGCGAGGTCATGGCTGCCGCCACCGCTCGCTCGAACGTCGTGGTGCCCTCTGCCGCCATCACGCCGCCGACGTTGGCCGCGCCGGTCTCACGCAGCAGCCGCACCGCGGTGGCCACGTAGTCGGGGTGGAGCAGCCCGTGCCCGTCGACGCGGACGACGACGCGGTGCCGAGCGGCCTCGATGGCCGCGTTCAGCCCGAGAGGGGTGCGACCGCTGGGGTTGTCGACGAGCCGCACTCGCTCGTCCGCCGCAGCCAGTGCGCGAGCGATCTCGTCGGTGCGGTCGGTGCTCGGGCCGAGCGCCAGCACCACCTCGAGCTCGCCCGGGTACCGCTGGTGCAGCACCGCCGCCACCGCCTCGCCCAGGTGGCGCTCCTCGTTGAGCACCGGCATCACGACCGAGACGGCCACGTCCGGGGCCAGCTCGTCCGCGCTCACGACGAGCACCCCGTGAGCTTCCACAACGTGTACGGCGCCGACGTCGCGACCTTCGTGAACGCCGGGGACTCGGGCACGCGGTCGATGCCTGAGTAGTTGCGCCACGCGGACTGCGACCGCTTGGCCCACGGGCGCCCGCCGGTGAGCGCGTACTGCACGTGAAGCCGCTGCGCGGCCGCGCAGACGCCGGGCACGTCGCCGGCGTCCGCCAGGTGCTTCACCAGCAGGGCGCGGTCGGCGTCGATGGGGGACTTCTCCGTGGGCACGAGCAACCGCCGTCCGCTGACGGGGTAGAGGTAGGTGCCGCCGTTCCAGGGGTTGGCGGCCACGACGGCCTGGGGCGGGATCTCGCGAGCCAGCTCGCGCAGCGCGTCGAGCTCCTGCGGGCTGACCCACGAGCGATCGACGGAGGGCTCGAAGTAGGGACGGTCGACGGCCAGGTGGCTGCGCACGTAGCCGCCACCCGTCACCACCAGGAACGCGCCCGTCAGCAGCAGCGTGGGCGCCCAGGTGAGGAGCGCCCGCTGCGCGGGGGCCCGGCCATCCCCGCCTCTGGCTCGCGCGCCGGCGCGCGTCAGCCAGGCGGCCATCGCACTCAGTCCCGCGGCGGCGGCGATGACGGCGGGCACCGCGAGCAGGCTCGCCAGCCGGGGGGTGTTGTTGTACCAGGGCCACGTGAGCCACCGGGTGGTGGGCGAGTCGACGCCGGCGATGAGCACGTAGAGCACGGCGCTGGCGGCCAGCGCCACCACGAGCCAGCGCGAGCCCCGCCGCAGCAGGAGCACGACCGCGCCGACTCCCACCACCGCGCCCAGCACCCACAGGTGCGGGGCGCCGCGCGGGGCCAGGAGCACGGCGTCGGCGATGGCTCCGCTCAGCGACACCTCGGGCCCCGGCGGGTTCGAGGCGCGCATGTGACCGGCCTGGCTGCTCACGACGAGCCACCCGATGGCGGCCACGACGACGACGGCGGCCGCTGCGAGCCACCCCCGGCGACCGCCCCGCTCCGCCAGCCGCTCGGCGACGGCCGGCACCGCGAAGCCGGCCAGCGCGATAGCCACGCTCGGATGGGTCAGCCCCAGTCCCGCGACGCAACCGAGCGCCAGCACCACCGCGGGCAGCAGCCGTACCGGCCCGAGGTGCGGACGCAGCAGGAGCACGCCCACCGAGAGGGCAGCGGGGAGCAGGCAGAAGCCGAGCAGCTGCGGCCACAGGACGCCGTAGCCCCACAGCCAGAACGGCAGCGCCGTCGCCGCGGTCGAGGTCACCGCGGCGGCCAGCAGGACGGCCGGCCCGGGCCCGACCACCAGCCGCGCAAGGAGCATGCAGCCCAGCGGCCACACGACCGCGCTGGTGATCAGTGCGAGCGCCGAGGACGTCACCACGATCGGCGCCCCGGACAGCTGGACGGCGCACACGACGATCCCGTGCCAGCCAGCGGGGTAGAAGCCCGTGCCGCTCGGCGTCGAGTAGCCGTTGGCGTGCAACGACGAGATGTCCGCGTGGTCGAGCATCCACTGCGGGGCGCTGAGGTGGAAGATCGTGTCCGGTTGCTGCGGGAACGCGCTCGCGGTGCCCGTCAGGTGGATGTAGGTCGCGCCCACCAGCAGCGCGGCCACCCCCAGCCCGAGCAGCACGGCGACGGGCTCAACCGGCCGCGCGGCGTCGTCCGGCGCGGCGTCGTCCGGCGCTGCGGCGAGCCGGCCACCTCGGCGGCGCGTGGCGACTGCGGCAGCGGCCGCGATCCCCACGCCGACGACGGTGCAGACGAGCAGCGCCCACGGCGACCACCGCAGGCCGAGGGCGGCCCAGACCACTCCCCCGGTGGCGATGACGCCGGCCGACGCGAGGGGCGCCACCGCGGCCGCCCCCAGACCGCGCAGCCCCAGCACCGCGGCGATGGCGCCGCCCGGCAGGAACAGCACGGCGAGCAGCGTCACCACTGCCGGCCAGGCCGCCGCCCAGGACGTCGGGTCCGCGGGAATCACCGGGCGTCGGACTCGCGCGTCGACCTCGCCCGGACCAGCTCCAGGACGGGCATAGGCGGGCCGGGGACGCAGTGACTCACCCGAAGGATGCTACCCGGGGGCTTCGGCTCAGTTGCGGATGAGTGCCAGCAGGAGCACGAGGAAGGCCCGCCCGAGGTAGATCGCCGCCTTCGTGGGTGAGTGGCTCGGGCGCCCCGTGGTGCGCACGCGCATCGAGACCGGCACCTGGCGCACGGTGTACCCGCGGCGAGCGGCGAGCACGAGGGTCTCGACCGTGTCACCCAGGTACTCCACCGGGTAGGCGTCGGCGAAGAGCGTCATCATCGGCCGCGACGTGGCGCGAAAGCCCGACGTGGTGTCGGTCAGCTGAGTCCCGGCGACGCGTGACAACACGCCACTGAGCAGACGCATCGCCCAGCGGCGCGGGCCCCGCACCTCGTAGTCGCCGGCGCCCGCGAACCGCGCGCCGATCACGAGGTCGGCCCCTTCATCGACCCGGGCGAGCAGCTCGGGGACGAAACGCGGGTCGTGCTGCCCGTCGGCGTCGACCTGCACCGCCCGGTCGTACCCGCGGCTCACGGCGTACCGGTAGCCGAGCCGCATCGCCCCACCGACACCGAGGTTGTACGGCAGGACGGCGACGCGCGCGCCCGCCGCCCGAGCGCGCGCGGCGGTGTCGTCGCGCGAGCCGTCGTCGATGACCAGGACGTCGCAGTCGGGCAGGCACTCACGCACCTCGCGGACGACCCCGGCAATGGCGTCCTGCTCGTTCAACGCCGGGATGATCACGAGCACGCGCGCTGACGTCACGGGCCGCCCTCGACGGTCTCGCGCGGGGTGTCGCCGCGCAGCTCGAGGCGCAGCAGAGCGATCTCCTCGGCGAGCGTGCGCGTCTCCTCTTCGAGCGTGCTGACCTCCCACGACAGGTGCATCGAGAGGGCGAGCAGGAAGACGATCGCCAGGAACAGCACGAGGCTCACGCCGTTCCTGACGCCCACCGCGGTGCTCAAGTGGTCGAGGGCGGACGGGAACACCGCCAGCGGGATGATCGGGATGCAGGTGATCAGCCAGAGCACCGCGTACTTCTCCCGCAGCCGCCTGCGGCGGAGCATCTCCACGATTCCCAGCAGGATGAGCGCACCGAAGACGGTGGTCACGACCCTGACATCCACGCGCCGAGTCTAGCCCCGTGGCTGTCGCGCACCCCCCGCCGTGCGGCGCGCTCGCAGTAGGGTGGGTCGATCGTTGGTTCGACCGGCTCGCCAGGTCGGTCGTCGCAAGAGGGAACCCGGTGCGAGTCCGGGACTGCCCCGCAGCGGTGAGTGNCCGCCGTCACACGCACTGGGTGCCGACCACCCGGGAAGCGACGGCCAGTAGGAGTGCGGCGCTGCACCACGCGGCCGAGCACGCGCCCACGAGTCCGAAGACCTGCCAACGTGTTTCGCCGACAGCTGCTGCGACGGAGGCCGCTGATGGACCCACCCACCCTGACGATCACGCGCGCGACCATGTCGGTGCGGTGCGTGGTCCCCCAACCCGGGCAGGTGCGTATCGAGGTGCACCCGGCCGGCACAGCGGACGACTGCGCCGACTGCGCGTGGCACCTCGGGCTGCTGTTCGCGGGGCACGACCGAGACCTCGTCGAGGCCAGCGCCCGCCACGTCGCGCTGCCGGAGGCCCTGCAGCAGGTGCGCGACGCCGTGCCGCTGCCGGAATGGCGGTTGCTCGCCCGCGGCTACCAACGGCTGCACCACCTCGCGAGCCTGGTCGGGCGCGGCTCGGCGGCCGCCGAGCAGTACGTGCCGTACGCCGAGCTGGCCAGCGTCCTGCTGACGGCGCCGCCGCGCCGCCGGCTTCAGGAGCTCACCGCGGCCGGCAAGCCTTGGGGCGTCGCGCCGTCCCCTCTGATCGCAGGACACTACGGGGTCTCCACGCAGACGGCCCAACGGTGGCTGGCCTCCTCGCACCGGCACGAGCAGCCCGACCCGTCAGCCCGGTGACGGCCGTCAGCTGCGTGAGTCCACGATCGCGCGGCGCCGCGCGAGGCGGTGCTCGCGACGGATCAGCGCCTCCCGCTGCCGCCGAGCTTCGTCCGGCGTCGAGGGCGTGAGCGGGCGGACCGGGCGCGGTCGTCGCGCTGCGTCCAGCGCGACCATGACGAGGTAGGCGCTCGCGACGTGGACGGGCGGGGTGAGGTCGTCCCATCGGGTCGACTCGACCCGCACACCGACCTCCATGGAGGAGCGGCCCGCCCAGTTCACCTGCGCCTTGATCGTCAGGACGTCACCGACCCGCACCGGCGTCACGAACACCATCTCGTCCATGGCGGCGGTGACGGCTGCTCCCTGGCCGTAGCGCGCCGCCACCACACCCGCCGCGTCGTCGACGAGCTTCATGACCACTCCCCCGTGCACCGTGCCCATCAGGTTGGTGTCGTGGGCACTCATCACGTGCGACAGCGTGAGCCGGGTGTCGGACGGCGCGGTCATGCGGCTCCCCTCACGGTCAGCGCCACGAGGGCCAGGTCGAGCAGGACGACGACACCGACGATGGCACCGAGGATCCCCGTCGTGCCGCGGCGGTGGACGTCAACGCCGACCAGCGCGCGATCGGCGCAGCAGCGCAGCAGCGGGACCAGCGCGAACGGCAGACCGACCGCGAGGCAGACCTGCGACAGCACGAGGACGTGCAGCGGGTCGTGGCCCGAAGCCAGCAGCAGCAGCGCGGGCACCAACGCGACGAGCCGACGGGCGAGCCCGGGCACCCGCCGACGCAGGAGCCCGCTCATGATGACGGACCCGGCCTGAGTCCCGACTGCCGTGGAGGCGAGGCCGGACACGGTCAGCGCCACCGCGAAGGCCACCGCGGCAGCCGACCCCGCCCGATCGGCCAGAGCGCCCGCCGCGGCACCGAGAGACCCCTGCGCCCCTCGCACCGCGGTGCCCAGCACGAGCATCGCCACGTTGATGCCGCCCGCCGCCACCATGGCCAGCCCGACGTCCCAGCGCATGGCCCGCAGCGTCCGGTCGGCCGAGCCGCCTGCGCTCGACGTCGCCCGCTCTGCGGTCAACGCCGAGTGCAGGTAGACGGCGTGCGGCATCACCGTGGCCCCGACGATCCCGGCCGCCAGAAGCACGGTGTCGGCGCCCCCGAGGCGCGGCACGAGCCCTGCGACGAGGTCGGCGGGGCGAGGCGGCGCCAGGGCCAGCCCCACGGCGAAGCCGACTGCGACCAGGAGCAGGGAGCCGACGCTGAACCGCTCGAGGAAGCGCGCGCCGTGGCGGTCACGCGCCACGAGGACACCGAGACTGACTGCTCCCGCCAGCACGCCGCCCACGAGCAACGGCAGGCCGAACAGCAGGTGCAGACCCACCGCGGCCCCCACGACCTCCGCGACGTCGGTGGCGACGGCGACGGCCTCGGCCTGGGCCCAGTAGGCGATGCGGGGCCCTCGCCTCGACCGGTTCGCCACGAGCCGGGGCAGCGACTGCCCCGTGACCAGCCCGAGCTTGGCCGCGCTGTACTGCACCGGGCCGGCCATCACCGTGGCCAGCACGACCACCCACAGCAGCCGGAACCCGTGCGCCGCTCCGGCGGAGGTGTTGGTGGCGACGTTG
This is a stretch of genomic DNA from Angustibacter sp. Root456. It encodes these proteins:
- a CDS encoding glycosyltransferase family 2 protein translates to MTLKVSVVVAVYNTGPNLLQLMHSLDVQSLPRAEFEVLLVDDGSTDDTPALLREVARRRPHVRVHTIENSGWPGRPRNVGLAHARGEYVFFSDHDDEFFPYALEEMYDTARADDSDIVYGKVVRSGRPTPYWPLARADVAHARLVEHHLMESRSTHKLYRRRFLDEHGIRFLEGRVRLEDHHFMGQALAADPRVSVLASVPCYRWIHRNDGSNSSSGHVDLDWYFGFFRRSVELLQAPSLPSEVRLQAAAVGAERMFMAVPPRSWAARATDDRSAAVHTLAGFVDACVPPEADHRLGVIKRAAVAALRQHDLEAFDAVQELRRLIDARPTAQQVRWDGARLLVTADVDLLADLETVLTVEDVAGAPTLVPRSPVAERALPPQLRTLTGWEGVGSLELSVRRARSGLEWPLAQHGDVSTAVADGRREVRARVQAVLDADAGVFGQPLGPGSWMVMGRVELLGESRVRRLAVAPDVLPDSTPPDGSASAATAVASDAGQLGVTVGSARRPQAHAVRCDGDRLTMRLDPVTRPALVVARVRDGDAEVQPFTSAPVREGETVVELPRTAAGQIVDVSVVTPTGGDWRVGFGGECASRAPLRVYATTNGSLSVKHLATPERRGLQHWVRTAVRAVRARG
- a CDS encoding glycosyltransferase family 2 protein, coding for MKVSVVVAVYNTGERLRALVDSLGEQQHLGEGELEVVLVDDGSSDDTPALLQELARTRADVHVHTIENSGWPGRPRNVGLAHAQGDYVFFADHDDEFFPDALGRMHAMATADRADVVYGKVVRVGARTPYWRLARRDVHGADLVDDHLLDSRSTHKLYRRQFLLDHGVRFLEGKVRLEDHHFMGQVLSHSPRVSVLASQPCYRWIHRSDGTNTSARRPDLTEYFHYFTESVQLLQTPQVPERVRRAIAVVGVDRMLLPVRPRAWAAMPVAERGTTTALLRRFVERCVPRDVDPQLPALKRAVVRALRTGDDAAFEKVLQVRAALRLRHRLEHVAWDDGAVRLRVRGTLTDRTGQPVVVADAGTGPVLAAGPLADVVDALPAWDALGQLEVTVRHRGTGIEWPLPCTSEPVRPAGASGPLEVACTATIDPAHGWFGQSLEVGGWQLLVRSDLLGEGRTQDLQVDDSVAVPEQEEPLGDRAAALRADGTGRLALSIGAPGHSRRPDRPYALRALRWHRGRFVVDVDGPQAPESGATVVLRRRADGGQTEAPLRAGRARLRLPPGRRGDLLDLYVRSRLDDDAQHEHRMAFGRAQVSDGGPARAYETAHGSASLRQLGPQPSWPERALRRLRRARARLGW
- a CDS encoding glycosyltransferase family 2 protein; amino-acid sequence: MSADELAPDVAVSVVMPVLNEERHLGEAVAAVLHQRYPGELEVVLALGPSTDRTDEIARALAAADERVRLVDNPSGRTPLGLNAAIEAARHRVVVRVDGHGLLHPDYVATAVRLLRETGAANVGGVMAAEGTTTFERAVAAAMTSLFGVGSAAFHVGGPAGPADTVYLGVFRRSWLERVGGYDPRFTRAQDWEMNHRIRRLGGLVWFSPELQVTYRPRASVRALARQYRDYGRWRRVVARTHEGTINVRYLAPPSAVLGIAAGLLGAVITPWTLVLPAGYVAVVAVGTVAAGRGLPWPARVRLPVVLATMHLSWGWGFLTSPASLVPA
- a CDS encoding DUF6541 family protein, with product MIPADPTSWAAAWPAVVTLLAVLFLPGGAIAAVLGLRGLGAAAVAPLASAGVIATGGVVWAALGLRWSPWALLVCTVVGVGIAAAAAVATRRRGGRLAAAPDDAAPDDAARPVEPVAVLLGLGVAALLVGATYIHLTGTASAFPQQPDTIFHLSAPQWMLDHADISSLHANGYSTPSGTGFYPAGWHGIVVCAVQLSGAPIVVTSSALALITSAVVWPLGCMLLARLVVGPGPAVLLAAAVTSTAATALPFWLWGYGVLWPQLLGFCLLPAALSVGVLLLRPHLGPVRLLPAVVLALGCVAGLGLTHPSVAIALAGFAVPAVAERLAERGGRRGWLAAAAVVVVAAIGWLVVSSQAGHMRASNPPGPEVSLSGAIADAVLLAPRGAPHLWVLGAVVGVGAVVLLLRRGSRWLVVALAASAVLYVLIAGVDSPTTRWLTWPWYNNTPRLASLLAVPAVIAAAAGLSAMAAWLTRAGARARGGDGRAPAQRALLTWAPTLLLTGAFLVVTGGGYVRSHLAVDRPYFEPSVDRSWVSPQELDALRELAREIPPQAVVAANPWNGGTYLYPVSGRRLLVPTEKSPIDADRALLVKHLADAGDVPGVCAAAQRLHVQYALTGGRPWAKRSQSAWRNYSGIDRVPESPAFTKVATSAPYTLWKLTGCSS
- a CDS encoding glycosyltransferase family 2 protein translates to MTSARVLVIIPALNEQDAIAGVVREVRECLPDCDVLVIDDGSRDDTAARARAAGARVAVLPYNLGVGGAMRLGYRYAVSRGYDRAVQVDADGQHDPRFVPELLARVDEGADLVIGARFAGAGDYEVRGPRRWAMRLLSGVLSRVAGTQLTDTTSGFRATSRPMMTLFADAYPVEYLGDTVETLVLAARRGYTVRQVPVSMRVRTTGRPSHSPTKAAIYLGRAFLVLLLALIRN
- a CDS encoding DUF2304 domain-containing protein, with the protein product MDVRVVTTVFGALILLGIVEMLRRRRLREKYAVLWLITCIPIIPLAVFPSALDHLSTAVGVRNGVSLVLFLAIVFLLALSMHLSWEVSTLEEETRTLAEEIALLRLELRGDTPRETVEGGP
- a CDS encoding acyl-CoA thioesterase, translating into MTAPSDTRLTLSHVMSAHDTNLMGTVHGGVVMKLVDDAAGVVAARYGQGAAVTAAMDEMVFVTPVRVGDVLTIKAQVNWAGRSSMEVGVRVESTRWDDLTPPVHVASAYLVMVALDAARRPRPVRPLTPSTPDEARRQREALIRREHRLARRRAIVDSRS
- a CDS encoding Nramp family divalent metal transporter, giving the protein MTAPALTAPRPRLAGPAALGPAFVAAVAYVDPGNVATNTSAGAAHGFRLLWVVVLATVMAGPVQYSAAKLGLVTGQSLPRLVANRSRRGPRIAYWAQAEAVAVATDVAEVVGAAVGLHLLFGLPLLVGGVLAGAVSLGVLVARDRHGARFLERFSVGSLLLVAVGFAVGLALAPPRPADLVAGLVPRLGGADTVLLAAGIVGATVMPHAVYLHSALTAERATSSAGGSADRTLRAMRWDVGLAMVAAGGINVAMLVLGTAVRGAQGSLGAAAGALADRAGSAAAVAFAVALTVSGLASTAVGTQAGSVIMSGLLRRRVPGLARRLVALVPALLLLASGHDPLHVLVLSQVCLAVGLPFALVPLLRCCADRALVGVDVHRRGTTGILGAIVGVVVLLDLALVALTVRGAA